From Micromonospora sp. NBC_01699, a single genomic window includes:
- a CDS encoding SDR family NAD(P)-dependent oxidoreductase: MALERSRRDDDRLSSRPAAEPIAVVGLSCRFPGAPDADAFWRLLVDGGDAITEVPADRWDAAALYDPDLAEPGRANTRWGGFVDDVDRFDPHFFGISPGEAASMDPQHRMLLEVTWEALERAGIVPARLAGSATGVFVGIGTDDYASVAFDDPANLNAYFVTGNALSIAVNRLSYLLDLRGPSLALDTGCSSSLVAVHLACQSLRAGDTQVALAGGVNLMLSPKATIGLSQTWMMAADGRCKSFDAAADGYVRGEGAGMVVLKRLADAQRDGDPILAVIRGSAMNHNGRGEALTAPDAQAQEAVVRRALRDAGVTPGQVDLIEAHGVGTPLADVVEATALTRVFGVDRDPDQPCALGSVKTNVGHLELAAGVASLIKVVLALRHGIIPPHLHLTTLNPQTGLADAPFVLPDTPLPWPAGDRSRLAGVNSFGLGGVNVHLVVAEAPQPAVPAAADASTPLLLPLSARTAPALRALAERYVTLLRAPDAPDLAAVCATAATGRTHFAHRLAVLAPDRATAADRLAGWLAGADQPAVRHGVADPTGPSDPGTAGDAPGSDPDGQAEAYVKGTDPATPAAAATRIVLPTYPFQRKRYWIESRPAARADRTPEVPALVREIVAAPPAERRARIADAVNDLVAATLGTEDDSPVDPRQGFFALGMTSLMAVDLQNRLQRALGDAHSLPLTVVFQYASVAALSDYLAREVFRIETVEPPRRAVGGDLPTADALAALSEDEALTLLRRHLGDPTGLSPVKQALLALGQHAAPRPTSEPIAVVGVGCRFPGGVVGPGGLWELLVAGGEGVGVVPGDRWDVDEFFDGDPDVAGRMYTRWGHFVSGVDGFDAGFFGVSPREAVSLDPQQRLLLEVAWEALEHAGQVPARLVGSRTGVFVGMISNEYMQLQLKLADPTIIDTYYGTGGIGSAVAGRLSYLLGLHGPSLMVDTACSSSLVAVHLACRSLRSGESDLALAGGVNLMIIPESYIFLSRAKALSPDGRCKTFDASADGYGRGEGCGVVVLKRLSDARRDGDRVLAVIRGSAVNHDGPSSGLTVPNGLAQQDLIRTALADAGISPTDVDYVETHGTGTPLGDPIEVAALGSVLGDRRTPDRPLRLGSVKANIGHLEAAAGVAGLIKSVLALQQEQLPPQLHFHTVNPRIALDTIPAEIPVAPTAWPRSERPRIAGVSSFGMSGTNAHVIVAEAPVLDAVEAPLPSRGVHVLPLSARDDAALRALAQRYVDLLEAPGGVSFGLVCAAAAVSRSHFPHRVAVVASDAVEAATRLRGWLTGDAHRSVTYGVVATGRRPRIGWLFTGQGAQSVGMARPLYESEPVFRAELDRCAELLAGELDRPLLEVLFQGEGDVAQDLLDQTGFTQPVLFAVEWALAKLWRHWGVEPEVVAGHSVGELVAACVAGVFSLEDALRLVAARGRLMQALPAGGAMLAVALPEERVVPLLAGTNLVVAAVNSPVETVVAGPAEAAETLADRLSADGVRTTALHVSHAFHSPLMASMVPAFRQVAETVSFHPAKRTVVSNVTGQVADRSIASAGYWVDHVLAPVRFADGAATVVGQGCTVVQEIGPHPVLLTAARQSVEDDTNVVWVPSLRRNRDDWQQMLTAVAALYTQGVDLDWTAVTGGVSTASVDLPTYPFQRKRYWVDTSRLAQISPGHTDPQADWLYELSWRPYDLPEAAADADPGNWLLLADAGGVAESVAALLRAEGARCHLVRAGDSYAALADDEWQVTPDQPDHFRQLLAEVGGGLTSIVHLWSLDHTAAAPDALHAAHRRDCAGLLHLVQALAPLELAEPPKIRVVTRGGQPVGGTTTPGTPHQAPVWGLGSVVGLEHPTLWGGLIDLDPQAGDPAATIVRTVRSASGEHQLAWRDGRSRVARVTRAAATLPASPVQITAEGTHLVTGGLGALGLLVARWLVDRGARQVVLVGRRPPSEATVETLRNLTAQGADVRVMRGDVGDADDVRRVLDEIGTTMPPLRSVFHAAGVLDDGVLHQQSWERFARVFAPKVDGAWHLHTLTRDLPLDHFVLFSSIASLLGAPGQGNYAAANAFLDALAHHRCASGLPAVSVNWGAWGDSGMAASLTDRDQQRWTERGIGIIPPEQGIRVLERIMARGVTQVGVLPVDWSRYAERYPLGAERPLLAEVVRREPAVAGASADTTTAPRLRTQYAALPDASRRTALTDYVTRELEKILMLDEASLDPQKGLFDLGLDSLMALEFKNRVQAAFEYELSATLLFNYPTIDAVVGYLQQAIFGAPDAGRSGAPSQTAEPEDDELGALLDNLEQMSDDEIDRMFADSSGVEGQAS; the protein is encoded by the coding sequence ATGGCCCTGGAGCGCAGCCGCCGGGACGACGATCGACTGTCGTCCCGGCCCGCCGCTGAGCCGATCGCCGTCGTCGGTCTGAGCTGCCGGTTCCCCGGCGCGCCCGACGCCGACGCGTTCTGGCGTCTGCTCGTCGACGGCGGGGACGCGATCACCGAGGTCCCGGCGGACCGGTGGGACGCGGCTGCCCTCTACGACCCCGACCTCGCCGAGCCCGGCAGAGCCAACACCCGCTGGGGTGGCTTCGTCGACGACGTGGACCGGTTCGACCCGCACTTCTTCGGCATCTCACCCGGCGAGGCGGCCAGCATGGACCCGCAGCACCGGATGCTCCTCGAGGTCACCTGGGAGGCACTGGAACGGGCCGGCATCGTCCCGGCCCGGCTCGCCGGCAGCGCGACCGGGGTGTTCGTCGGCATCGGCACCGACGACTACGCCTCGGTCGCCTTCGACGACCCGGCCAACCTCAACGCCTACTTCGTCACCGGCAACGCCCTCAGCATCGCCGTGAACCGGCTGTCGTACCTGCTGGACCTGCGGGGGCCGAGCCTGGCGCTGGACACCGGCTGCTCGTCGTCCCTGGTCGCCGTGCACCTCGCCTGCCAGAGCCTGCGCGCCGGCGACACCCAGGTGGCGCTCGCCGGCGGCGTCAACCTCATGCTCTCGCCCAAGGCCACCATCGGGCTCTCCCAGACCTGGATGATGGCCGCCGACGGGCGGTGCAAGAGCTTCGACGCCGCCGCCGACGGCTACGTACGCGGCGAGGGCGCCGGGATGGTCGTCCTCAAGCGACTCGCCGACGCCCAGCGCGACGGCGACCCGATCCTGGCCGTGATCCGCGGCTCGGCCATGAACCACAACGGACGCGGGGAGGCGCTGACCGCCCCCGACGCCCAGGCCCAGGAGGCGGTCGTCCGGCGGGCCCTGCGGGACGCCGGCGTCACCCCCGGGCAGGTCGACCTGATCGAGGCGCACGGTGTCGGCACCCCACTGGCCGACGTGGTCGAGGCGACCGCCCTCACCCGCGTCTTCGGCGTCGACCGCGACCCCGACCAGCCGTGCGCGCTCGGCTCGGTCAAGACCAACGTCGGCCACCTGGAACTGGCCGCCGGCGTCGCCAGCCTGATCAAGGTGGTCCTCGCCCTGCGGCACGGCATCATCCCCCCGCACCTGCACCTCACCACGCTCAACCCGCAGACCGGACTGGCCGACGCGCCGTTCGTGCTGCCCGACACGCCGCTGCCCTGGCCTGCCGGCGACCGGAGCCGACTCGCCGGGGTCAACTCCTTCGGCCTCGGCGGCGTGAACGTCCACCTCGTCGTCGCCGAAGCGCCGCAGCCTGCGGTCCCTGCTGCGGCCGACGCTTCCACCCCGCTGCTGCTGCCGCTCTCCGCCCGGACCGCCCCGGCGCTGCGTGCCCTCGCCGAGCGGTACGTCACCCTGCTCCGCGCCCCGGACGCCCCCGACCTGGCCGCCGTCTGCGCGACCGCCGCCACCGGCCGGACCCACTTCGCGCACCGGCTCGCCGTCCTCGCCCCGGACCGGGCCACCGCCGCCGACCGGCTGGCCGGCTGGCTCGCCGGCGCCGACCAGCCCGCCGTCCGGCACGGCGTGGCCGACCCGACCGGGCCGTCCGACCCGGGTACCGCCGGGGACGCGCCGGGCAGCGATCCCGACGGGCAGGCCGAGGCGTACGTGAAGGGCACCGACCCGGCGACCCCCGCTGCGGCGGCGACCCGGATCGTCCTGCCCACCTACCCGTTCCAGCGCAAGCGCTACTGGATCGAGTCCCGTCCCGCCGCCCGCGCCGACCGGACGCCCGAGGTGCCCGCCCTGGTCCGCGAGATCGTCGCGGCACCCCCCGCCGAGCGGCGGGCCCGGATCGCCGACGCGGTCAACGACCTGGTCGCCGCCACCCTCGGCACCGAGGACGACAGTCCGGTCGACCCCCGGCAGGGCTTCTTCGCCCTCGGCATGACCTCCCTGATGGCCGTCGACCTCCAGAACCGGCTCCAGCGGGCCCTCGGCGACGCGCACTCACTGCCGCTGACCGTCGTCTTCCAGTACGCCTCGGTCGCCGCGCTCAGCGACTACCTCGCCCGCGAGGTCTTCCGGATCGAGACCGTGGAGCCGCCCCGCCGCGCCGTCGGCGGCGACCTGCCCACCGCCGACGCGCTGGCCGCCCTCTCCGAGGACGAGGCCCTCACCCTGCTCCGCCGGCACCTCGGCGACCCGACCGGGCTCTCCCCGGTCAAGCAGGCCCTGCTTGCCCTCGGCCAGCACGCCGCACCTCGACCGACCAGCGAACCGATCGCGGTGGTGGGTGTGGGTTGTCGTTTTCCGGGTGGGGTTGTGGGTCCGGGTGGGTTGTGGGAGTTGTTGGTGGCCGGTGGTGAGGGTGTTGGTGTGGTGCCGGGGGATCGGTGGGATGTGGATGAGTTTTTTGATGGTGATCCGGATGTGGCGGGTCGGATGTATACGCGGTGGGGTCATTTTGTGTCTGGGGTGGATGGTTTTGATGCGGGGTTCTTTGGGGTGTCGCCTCGTGAGGCGGTGAGTTTGGATCCGCAGCAGCGGTTGTTGTTGGAGGTGGCGTGGGAGGCGTTGGAGCACGCCGGTCAGGTCCCCGCCCGACTGGTGGGCAGCCGCACCGGGGTGTTCGTCGGGATGATCAGCAACGAGTACATGCAACTCCAGCTCAAGCTCGCCGATCCCACGATCATCGACACCTACTACGGCACCGGGGGCATCGGCAGCGCCGTGGCCGGCCGGCTGTCGTACCTGCTCGGCTTGCACGGGCCGAGCCTCATGGTCGACACGGCCTGTTCGTCGTCGCTGGTCGCCGTGCACCTGGCCTGTCGCAGCCTGCGCTCCGGGGAGTCCGACCTCGCCCTCGCCGGCGGCGTCAACCTCATGATCATCCCGGAGTCGTACATCTTCCTGTCCCGGGCCAAGGCGTTGTCGCCGGATGGTCGGTGTAAGACCTTCGATGCCTCCGCTGATGGTTACGGCCGTGGTGAGGGTTGCGGGGTTGTGGTGTTGAAGCGGTTGTCGGACGCGCGGCGTGACGGTGATCGGGTTCTGGCGGTGATCCGGGGTTCGGCGGTGAACCATGACGGGCCAAGTTCCGGGCTGACCGTGCCGAACGGGCTGGCGCAGCAGGACCTGATCCGTACCGCGCTGGCCGATGCCGGCATCTCGCCCACCGACGTCGACTACGTCGAGACGCACGGCACCGGTACGCCCCTCGGCGACCCGATCGAGGTGGCCGCCCTGGGCAGCGTGCTCGGTGACCGCCGTACCCCGGACCGGCCACTGCGACTCGGCTCGGTCAAGGCCAACATCGGTCACCTGGAGGCGGCGGCCGGAGTGGCCGGCCTGATCAAGTCGGTGCTGGCGTTGCAGCAGGAGCAACTACCTCCGCAGCTCCACTTCCACACCGTCAACCCCCGGATCGCCCTCGACACGATCCCGGCCGAGATCCCGGTCGCCCCGACCGCCTGGCCCCGCAGCGAGCGGCCCCGGATCGCCGGGGTGAGTTCGTTCGGCATGAGCGGGACGAACGCTCACGTGATCGTGGCCGAGGCACCCGTTCTGGACGCGGTGGAAGCGCCGTTGCCGTCCCGGGGCGTACACGTCCTGCCGTTGTCGGCGCGGGACGACGCGGCGTTGCGCGCCCTCGCCCAGCGGTACGTGGATCTGTTGGAGGCCCCCGGTGGAGTGTCGTTCGGCTTGGTGTGTGCGGCGGCGGCCGTGTCGCGGAGCCACTTCCCGCACCGTGTAGCGGTGGTGGCATCGGACGCGGTCGAGGCGGCGACGCGGTTGCGGGGTTGGCTAACGGGCGACGCGCACCGGTCGGTGACGTACGGGGTGGTCGCCACCGGTCGACGACCGCGAATCGGGTGGCTGTTCACCGGTCAGGGCGCCCAGTCGGTGGGCATGGCACGCCCCCTTTACGAGTCGGAACCGGTGTTCCGCGCTGAACTCGACCGGTGCGCCGAGTTGCTGGCCGGTGAGCTGGATCGACCGTTGTTGGAGGTGTTGTTCCAAGGCGAAGGCGACGTCGCCCAGGACCTCCTGGACCAGACGGGGTTCACCCAGCCGGTGCTGTTCGCGGTGGAGTGGGCGTTGGCGAAGCTGTGGCGGCACTGGGGTGTGGAGCCGGAGGTGGTCGCCGGTCACAGCGTCGGTGAACTGGTCGCCGCGTGCGTGGCGGGGGTGTTCTCGCTGGAGGACGCACTCCGGTTGGTGGCGGCACGTGGTCGTTTGATGCAGGCGTTGCCGGCGGGCGGGGCGATGCTGGCGGTGGCGTTGCCCGAGGAGCGGGTGGTCCCGCTGCTGGCGGGTACCAATCTCGTCGTGGCGGCGGTGAACAGCCCGGTCGAGACGGTGGTGGCCGGTCCGGCCGAGGCAGCGGAAACGTTGGCCGACCGGCTCTCTGCCGACGGGGTGAGGACCACGGCCCTGCACGTGTCGCATGCGTTCCATTCGCCGTTGATGGCGTCGATGGTGCCGGCGTTCCGGCAGGTCGCCGAGACGGTGTCCTTCCATCCGGCCAAGCGGACCGTGGTGTCGAACGTGACCGGTCAGGTCGCGGACCGGAGCATCGCGTCCGCCGGCTACTGGGTCGACCACGTGTTGGCTCCGGTGCGGTTCGCCGACGGGGCGGCGACCGTCGTCGGTCAGGGCTGCACGGTGGTGCAGGAGATCGGCCCGCACCCGGTGTTGCTGACCGCCGCCAGGCAGTCCGTCGAGGACGACACCAACGTGGTGTGGGTGCCGTCGCTGCGGCGGAACCGGGACGACTGGCAGCAGATGCTGACCGCCGTCGCGGCCCTTTACACCCAGGGCGTGGACCTGGACTGGACGGCGGTCACCGGTGGTGTGTCGACCGCCTCGGTCGACCTGCCCACGTACCCGTTCCAGCGGAAGCGGTACTGGGTCGACACGTCCCGCCTCGCCCAGATCTCCCCGGGCCACACCGACCCGCAGGCCGACTGGCTGTACGAGCTGAGCTGGCGACCGTACGACCTGCCTGAGGCAGCCGCCGATGCCGACCCGGGCAACTGGCTGCTCCTCGCGGACGCCGGCGGTGTCGCCGAGTCCGTCGCCGCGCTGCTGCGTGCCGAGGGCGCCCGCTGCCATCTGGTTCGCGCCGGAGACTCGTACGCCGCCCTCGCCGACGACGAGTGGCAGGTCACGCCCGACCAGCCGGACCACTTCCGCCAGCTTCTCGCGGAGGTGGGTGGCGGCCTCACCAGCATCGTGCACCTCTGGAGCCTTGACCACACCGCCGCGGCCCCCGATGCGCTGCACGCCGCCCACCGGCGTGACTGCGCCGGTCTGCTGCACCTCGTGCAGGCACTGGCACCACTCGAACTGGCGGAACCGCCGAAGATCCGGGTCGTCACCCGAGGCGGCCAGCCGGTCGGCGGCACCACCACGCCCGGCACGCCGCACCAGGCCCCGGTCTGGGGGCTGGGCAGCGTCGTCGGCCTGGAACACCCCACCCTGTGGGGCGGCCTGATCGACCTCGACCCCCAAGCCGGCGACCCGGCGGCCACCATCGTGCGGACTGTCCGGTCGGCCAGCGGCGAGCACCAGCTCGCGTGGCGCGACGGCCGCAGCCGCGTGGCCCGGGTCACCCGAGCTGCTGCCACTCTGCCCGCCAGCCCCGTGCAGATCACGGCAGAGGGCACCCACCTGGTCACTGGTGGCCTTGGCGCGCTCGGCCTGCTCGTCGCCCGGTGGCTGGTGGACCGGGGTGCCCGACAGGTCGTCCTGGTCGGCCGCCGCCCGCCGTCCGAGGCCACCGTGGAGACGCTGCGAAACCTCACCGCACAGGGTGCCGACGTACGGGTGATGCGCGGCGATGTCGGCGACGCGGACGACGTACGACGCGTCCTCGACGAGATCGGCACCACCATGCCGCCACTGCGGAGCGTCTTCCACGCGGCCGGCGTGCTCGACGACGGCGTGCTGCACCAGCAGAGCTGGGAACGGTTCGCGCGGGTGTTCGCGCCGAAGGTCGACGGGGCGTGGCATCTGCACACCCTCACCCGGGACCTGCCCCTGGACCACTTCGTTCTGTTCTCCTCGATCGCCTCCCTTCTCGGTGCGCCGGGCCAGGGCAACTACGCGGCGGCGAACGCCTTCCTCGACGCGCTTGCCCACCACCGGTGTGCCTCCGGGCTGCCGGCGGTCAGCGTCAACTGGGGTGCGTGGGGCGACTCCGGCATGGCCGCCAGCCTCACCGACCGCGACCAGCAGCGCTGGACCGAGCGGGGCATCGGCATCATTCCACCGGAGCAGGGCATCCGGGTGCTCGAACGGATCATGGCGCGCGGGGTGACCCAGGTCGGCGTCCTGCCGGTCGACTGGTCCCGGTACGCCGAGCGGTACCCGCTCGGCGCGGAACGTCCCCTGCTGGCGGAGGTCGTCCGGCGGGAGCCGGCGGTCGCCGGGGCATCGGCCGACACGACGACCGCCCCCCGCCTGCGTACGCAGTACGCGGCCCTGCCGGACGCGAGCCGCCGGACCGCGCTGACCGACTACGTGACCCGGGAACTCGAGAAGATCCTCATGCTCGACGAGGCGTCGCTCGACCCGCAGAAGGGGCTCTTCGACCTCGGTCTGGACTCGCTGATGGCGCTGGAGTTCAAGAACCGTGTACAGGCCGCCTTCGAGTACGAGCTATCCGCCACGCTGCTCTTCAACTATCCGACCATCGACGCCGTCGTCGGCTACCTCCAACAGGCGATCTTCGGTGCGCCGGACGCTGGCCGGAGCGGGGCCCCGTCGCAGACGGCGGAACCCGAGGACGACGAGCTGGGTGCCCTGCTCGACAACCTTGAGCAGATGTCCGACGACGAGATCGACCGCATGTTCGCAGACAGTTCAGGCGTAGAAGGACAGGCATCATGA
- a CDS encoding phosphopantetheine-binding protein — MDRQQVVDVVTKHIRLNAEGLDDQPVDTTKSMKDFGLGSLDIVEIVSASMRELKIRVPRTELANLKNVDELVDLFLKVKQEQ; from the coding sequence ATGGACCGTCAGCAGGTCGTGGACGTGGTGACCAAGCACATCCGGCTCAACGCCGAGGGCCTGGACGACCAGCCCGTCGACACCACCAAGTCGATGAAGGACTTCGGGCTCGGCAGCCTCGACATCGTCGAGATCGTCTCGGCGTCGATGCGCGAACTCAAGATCCGGGTGCCCCGCACCGAACTGGCCAACCTCAAGAACGTCGACGAACTCGTCGACCTGTTCCTGAAGGTCAAGCAGGAGCAGTAG
- a CDS encoding hydroxymethylglutaryl-CoA synthase family protein, whose translation MRVGIEKLNLYGGRAYLTIADLASARGGSLTELERRQMIPYESRAIIPPYEDPVTLAVNATERLLTDDDRAQIELVVVATESAVDFGKPISTWVQRFCRLPAHSRNFEVKHMCYGGTAALRVAASWVASNVRPGKKALVINSDLSRTRNHVQTEDDDLGELMAGGSAVAMLVSAEPAVFELELEKAGYWTNELSDALRPNSRTEIITGTTSFYSYLDALEETYERYETIVGEVDFESYFRKNIYHAPFPGMTKVAHKTLLNRLGVTDKAAIEASWRDRVAASTHFARRIGSAYGASTFICLLGMLHTATDLAAGDRLSVFAYGSGCQAEFYSGLVGPDATGYVRGLDLDAHLDSRVRLSVAQYEQIEKACETNIDERTYQPLTQDVGDLYAQRYEGEHLLVLEAVRDYHRHYRWS comes from the coding sequence ATGCGGGTAGGCATCGAGAAGTTGAACCTGTACGGCGGTCGGGCGTACCTGACGATCGCCGACCTCGCCTCGGCGCGCGGCGGCTCCCTCACCGAGCTGGAACGCCGCCAGATGATCCCGTACGAGTCGCGGGCCATCATCCCGCCGTACGAGGACCCGGTCACCCTGGCCGTCAACGCCACCGAACGGCTGCTCACCGACGATGACCGTGCGCAGATCGAACTGGTCGTGGTGGCCACCGAATCGGCGGTGGACTTCGGCAAGCCCATCTCCACCTGGGTGCAGCGGTTCTGCCGGCTGCCCGCGCACAGCCGCAACTTCGAGGTCAAGCACATGTGCTACGGCGGCACGGCCGCGCTGCGCGTCGCCGCTTCCTGGGTCGCGTCGAACGTCCGCCCCGGCAAGAAGGCCCTGGTCATCAACAGTGACCTGAGCCGCACCCGCAACCACGTGCAGACCGAGGACGACGACCTCGGTGAGCTGATGGCCGGCGGCAGCGCGGTCGCCATGCTCGTCAGCGCCGAGCCGGCGGTGTTCGAGCTGGAACTGGAGAAGGCCGGCTACTGGACCAACGAGTTGTCCGACGCGCTGCGCCCCAACTCGCGTACCGAGATCATCACCGGCACGACCAGCTTCTACTCCTACCTGGACGCGCTGGAGGAGACCTACGAGCGGTACGAGACGATCGTCGGCGAGGTCGACTTCGAGTCGTACTTCCGGAAGAACATCTATCACGCCCCGTTCCCGGGGATGACCAAGGTCGCGCACAAGACCCTGCTCAACCGGCTCGGCGTCACCGACAAGGCCGCCATCGAGGCGAGCTGGCGGGACCGGGTCGCCGCCAGCACCCACTTCGCCCGGCGGATCGGCAGCGCGTACGGCGCGTCCACCTTCATCTGCCTGCTCGGCATGCTGCACACCGCCACCGACCTGGCCGCCGGGGATCGGCTTTCGGTCTTCGCGTACGGCTCCGGCTGCCAGGCCGAGTTCTACAGCGGACTGGTCGGACCGGACGCCACCGGGTACGTGCGCGGCCTCGACCTGGACGCGCACCTCGACTCCCGGGTCCGGCTCTCCGTCGCACAGTACGAGCAGATCGAGAAGGCCTGCGAGACGAACATCGACGAACGCACCTACCAGCCGCTGACCCAGGACGTCGGCGACCTGTACGCCCAGCGCTACGAGGGAGAGCACCTGCTGGTCCTGGAGGCCGTCCGCGACTACCACCGTCACTACCGCTGGAGCTGA
- a CDS encoding enoyl-CoA hydratase/isomerase family protein has translation MDRAVRTEIADGVCFVTLAAPANGNAINFDLIDGLTAALDAVDADPDCRAMVVAAEGPTFCRGLDLEAFFVHGRLPDRDQLRRLPACLARIRRARVPVIAVADGEAMGGGVGLLAACDLVLATPAARFMLSEPIVGLVPATIVPFLLLRIGPARLRAMTLSTRGIPAAEAHTWGLVDELVTDGVGTALRAQLQRIFRSAPQALAETKRYYDRLSAADLDQQIEIGLDQFTGWLARPDVLAGVTSFGEGFAPPWFARYRGRTDVPGHSGT, from the coding sequence ATGGACCGCGCGGTACGCACCGAGATCGCCGACGGCGTCTGCTTCGTGACGCTGGCCGCCCCCGCCAACGGCAACGCGATCAACTTCGACCTGATCGACGGGCTGACGGCGGCGCTCGACGCCGTGGACGCCGACCCGGACTGCCGGGCGATGGTGGTCGCCGCCGAGGGGCCGACGTTCTGCCGTGGGCTCGACCTGGAGGCGTTCTTCGTCCACGGCCGGCTCCCGGACCGCGACCAGCTCCGCCGGCTCCCGGCCTGCCTGGCCCGGATCCGGCGGGCCCGGGTACCGGTGATCGCGGTCGCCGACGGCGAGGCCATGGGCGGCGGCGTCGGCCTGCTCGCCGCCTGCGACCTGGTGCTCGCCACCCCGGCCGCGCGGTTCATGCTCTCCGAGCCGATCGTCGGCCTGGTGCCGGCGACCATCGTGCCGTTCCTGCTGCTGCGCATCGGCCCGGCCCGGCTCCGGGCGATGACCCTGAGCACCCGGGGCATCCCGGCAGCCGAGGCGCACACCTGGGGCCTGGTCGACGAACTGGTCACCGATGGCGTCGGCACGGCGCTGCGCGCCCAGCTCCAGCGGATCTTCCGGTCCGCGCCGCAGGCGCTCGCCGAGACCAAGCGCTACTACGACCGGCTCAGCGCCGCCGACCTCGACCAGCAGATCGAGATCGGCCTCGACCAGTTCACCGGCTGGCTGGCCCGGCCGGACGTCCTGGCGGGGGTCACGTCGTTCGGCGAGGGCTTCGCCCCGCCGTGGTTCGCACGCTACCGAGGGCGGACGGATGTTCCAGGTCATTCGGGTACGTGA
- a CDS encoding polyketide synthase codes for MFQVIRVREVEPGVAELTLDDAEHDNRLSDRLCDELLAALAQLAQDPQLKVLILRGRPEVFCAGATMEALQRVLSGALHVKDLLLSRPMLDFPVPIVGALEGHAVGGGLVLALCCDLVVAARNRRYAMNFARMGFTPAMGTTALLPAAVGAATAAELTLTARYYRGGDLDGRGFFNAVVPADEVFPTALEFAQRIAEKPRHVLELTKETLAQPRRQLLRAAMSREHLMHRVCFGRPEVAEIVAETYLT; via the coding sequence ATGTTCCAGGTCATTCGGGTACGTGAGGTCGAGCCCGGCGTCGCCGAGCTGACCCTCGACGACGCCGAGCACGACAACCGCCTCAGCGACCGGCTCTGCGACGAGCTGCTGGCCGCCCTGGCCCAACTCGCCCAGGACCCGCAGCTCAAGGTGCTGATCCTGCGCGGCCGGCCGGAGGTGTTCTGCGCCGGGGCGACCATGGAGGCCCTGCAACGGGTGCTCTCCGGTGCCCTGCACGTCAAGGACCTGCTGCTGTCCCGGCCGATGCTGGACTTCCCGGTGCCGATCGTCGGCGCCCTTGAGGGGCACGCCGTCGGCGGCGGGCTGGTGCTGGCGCTCTGCTGCGACCTCGTGGTGGCCGCCCGCAACCGCCGGTACGCGATGAACTTCGCCCGGATGGGCTTCACCCCGGCGATGGGCACCACCGCGCTGCTACCGGCCGCCGTCGGGGCCGCCACCGCCGCCGAGCTGACCCTGACCGCCCGCTACTACCGGGGCGGCGACCTCGACGGCCGTGGCTTCTTCAACGCCGTCGTCCCGGCCGACGAGGTGTTCCCCACCGCGTTGGAGTTCGCCCAGCGCATCGCCGAGAAACCCCGGCACGTGCTGGAGCTGACCAAGGAGACCCTGGCCCAGCCCCGACGCCAACTGCTGCGCGCGGCGATGTCCCGCGAGCACCTGATGCACCGGGTCTGCTTCGGCCGACCCGAGGTCGCGGAGATCGTCGCCGAGACCTACCTCACCTGA
- a CDS encoding polyketide synthase has product MTHHDPVLAVTRLDSGIVQLAICDPTRENRLSYELVDQLFAALDELAGDESVKVLLVTGTPEIWCAGGTLQMLREMASGVYDERRLLALADRLLGFPVPVIGALEGHAVGGGLALALCCDLTVAAANRRYAVNSASMGFTPAMGLSVLLPAAVGHHVAAEMIFTGKYYKGRELADRRLFNAVVPGDEVLAHATDLAEQIAEKPRYVLELLKETLALPKRHALQEAIAREPLMNRICFTQPGSAALLDQTYLS; this is encoded by the coding sequence GTGACCCACCACGATCCGGTTCTGGCGGTGACCCGACTCGACTCGGGCATCGTCCAGCTCGCCATCTGCGACCCGACCCGGGAGAACCGGCTCAGCTACGAGCTGGTCGACCAACTGTTCGCCGCCCTCGACGAGCTGGCCGGCGACGAGTCGGTCAAGGTCCTCCTGGTCACCGGCACCCCGGAGATCTGGTGCGCCGGCGGCACTCTCCAGATGCTCCGGGAGATGGCCAGCGGCGTGTACGACGAGCGCCGGCTGCTCGCCCTCGCCGACCGGCTGCTGGGCTTCCCGGTGCCGGTGATCGGCGCCCTCGAGGGGCACGCGGTCGGCGGTGGCCTGGCCCTGGCGCTGTGCTGCGATCTGACCGTCGCCGCCGCGAACCGCCGCTACGCGGTCAACTCCGCCAGCATGGGCTTCACCCCGGCGATGGGCCTGTCGGTGCTGCTGCCGGCCGCCGTCGGTCACCACGTCGCCGCCGAGATGATCTTCACCGGAAAGTACTACAAGGGTCGCGAGCTGGCCGACCGGCGGCTGTTCAACGCGGTCGTACCCGGCGACGAGGTGCTCGCCCACGCCACCGACCTGGCCGAGCAGATCGCCGAGAAGCCGCGCTACGTGCTGGAACTGCTGAAGGAGACGCTGGCGCTGCCCAAGCGCCACGCCCTCCAGGAGGCCATCGCCCGCGAGCCGCTGATGAACCGGATCTGCTTCACCCAGCCCGGCAGCGCCGCGCTGCTCGACCAGACGTACCTGAGCTAG